A stretch of the Corynebacterium maris DSM 45190 genome encodes the following:
- a CDS encoding RluA family pseudouridine synthase — MSREVRRLPVPEGLEGMRVDAAVSRLFGISRSAAAELIADGDVLIDHSAAMKSDRLSSGVMLEVTLPAPEEPLLPKAEVVEGLDVIYSDSDLIAVHKPVGVAAHPTVGWEGPTVLGGLAAAGFRISTSGPPERKGIVQRLDVGTSGVMVVAASERGYSVLKRAFKERTVEKTYHALVQGLPDPLSGTIDAPIGRHPSAGWKFAVTADGKEAITHYKVVEAFREASLVEIQLETGRTHQIRVHMSATGHPCCGDPMYGSDPNLGKRLGLIRQWLHAVKLGFHHPANGEWVEIEAPYPDDLHHALEVIRG, encoded by the coding sequence ATGAGTCGTGAAGTGCGTAGGTTGCCGGTGCCGGAAGGGCTGGAGGGGATGCGTGTCGACGCCGCGGTCTCCCGGTTGTTCGGTATTTCCAGGTCGGCGGCGGCGGAGTTGATCGCTGACGGCGACGTGTTGATCGATCATTCCGCGGCGATGAAGTCCGACCGCCTCAGCTCCGGGGTGATGCTGGAGGTGACCCTGCCGGCGCCGGAGGAGCCGTTGCTGCCGAAGGCGGAGGTGGTGGAGGGGTTGGACGTCATTTATTCGGACTCCGACCTGATTGCGGTGCATAAGCCGGTGGGGGTGGCGGCGCATCCCACGGTGGGGTGGGAGGGCCCGACGGTGTTGGGCGGGTTGGCGGCCGCCGGTTTCCGGATTTCGACGTCCGGCCCGCCAGAGCGCAAGGGCATCGTGCAGCGCCTGGACGTCGGCACCTCCGGGGTGATGGTGGTGGCGGCCAGCGAGCGCGGTTATTCGGTGTTGAAGCGGGCGTTCAAGGAACGCACCGTGGAAAAGACGTATCACGCGTTGGTCCAGGGGCTGCCGGATCCGTTGTCGGGCACCATTGACGCGCCGATCGGGCGACACCCGTCGGCGGGGTGGAAGTTCGCCGTCACCGCCGACGGCAAGGAGGCGATCACTCACTACAAGGTGGTCGAGGCGTTCCGGGAGGCGAGCCTGGTGGAGATTCAGCTGGAGACCGGGCGCACCCACCAGATTAGGGTGCACATGTCAGCCACGGGGCATCCGTGCTGCGGTGACCCGATGTACGGCTCCGATCCGAACCTGGGCAAGCGGCTGGGGCTGATCCGGCAGTGGCTGCATGCCGTGAAGCTGGGCTTCCATCACCCGGCCAACGGCGAATGGGTGGAGATCGAGGCACCGTACCCGGATGACCTGCACCACGCGTTGGAGGTGATCCGCGGATGA